The genomic segment CCGCGAGCTCCTTTAAGAGCTGCCTAGGCCAAGGCACAGCGCCAGGGCCTGGACAGATGCGGCTGCCAGCAGCCCAGGGCGGCCCGTTCTGGGCTCTCTGCCTGCCCTACATCTCCCTCCCGCCCACAGGAGCCAGGAGGGCCCAAGGCCTCCTCAAGGCCTCACTGGATgacagggaaactgagtcccagagaggaaCAGGAACTTGCTTCATCCTAAAGGCTTGGCACTTTGCGTACTCAGGGCCTCTCCACGAGgcaggcctcccctcccccacacccccctcTCCAGAAAGAGGCAGGGACTCATCTCCACAAATACCAGCGTAAGAGGGGAGCCCTGGGGCCCTCGGGAGCCTCAGGGAGGCCTTGTTGCTTCTAAAATGAATCCCGGAGCTGGCACAGCCCATGAGAGGCCAGAGAAGGATGCTGGTGGCTCCCAGACAGGCCTGCTCTGGCAGCCCCGGAGCCTCCTCCAGCACCCCCAGAATGCCCTGCGAGCACACCCTCTGCATGGACAGGCACACTGAGGCCGGGCAACAAGTGGGACCAGAGGAGCCTCGTACCTTCCATCCTGCCGAGGTCCCGGGAGCCGAGTCAGTGCTCTGCAAGACAAGGGCACAGGTTGGGGggttctcctccccaccctgacTCAGCTCCCGCCAAGCCACACCCGGGCCCCACATGCCTCTGAGGGCAGAGGGGCCGCTGGGGCAGGGAAGGCCCAGgaggctgggtgaccttggaagAGTCACCTTTCCTCTCTGGCTTCCACTGCTTCACCTGTCACAGGAGAGCAGTAACCCCCGCCCACTGCCACCCCCTCAGTTCCCGCTGGAGGGACAAGGAGGGTGAGGGCAGTGAGCTGCTTCCCAGCCACTCCCAGGAAACAGGGCATGGGTCCAGCGTCACCCAGATGCCTTGACAAcgctccccagggctggggaaagcTGCCAGGAGGCAGATGGAGCTACGTGTGTCCTCATCTGGGACAAGGTTTGGATGAGGATGCTCCAGGGGACACAGAGGCCTGAGGGGTGGGATTTGCAGGAGCTGCTCACGGGGACACAGTCCTTTGCACTTTTCAAAGTGAGGTGGTCCCAGGCTCTTGGCCCTGTGCGGGTCCATATTCCAGTGGCTGCACAGGGCCGCTGACGCCTACCCTCTCACCTAGCCTCACTGCCCGCCTTCCCCTCAGCATGCAAAGAGACCCCGTCGCTGCTGTGTCCCCACGCTGTGCTTCCCCAGCCCCCCGGGACCACCCGTGGCCCCCTTCCCAGCAGTCCTGTAGAGCTGCCCTCCATACACCTTTGGCCTCCATGTCTTCACCTCGCACCAGCCCTCTCCAAGGCCACTAGTGACCATCACAGCCACTCTTGCCTGAAGCTTGCTCCACCCTTGATTCTgggaccccaccccagacccctcTACCGCCCTCTCACTCTTGGCTTCAGGCTCCCTGTGCAGCCAGCCCGGGCCCCCCTCCCAAGCCCAGGACATCCATGCCCAAAGGCCCCATAGATCCCTCAGTTACTTCACAGCCCTACTGAGCCCCCGGCTCCAGGCCCGGATCACCAGGCAAGAGACTGGTCAGCATGAAGGCTCTTATCCCACACCCCTGCACGCCCACCTCCCAACTTCCCTGCTCCTGAGGCTCACTCCAATCCATGACCTCACCACGACGTCCTAAACAAGGGGCCTGGGCCACTCTTCCCACCTGTGCATGGGGGGCCTCCTGGCCACCATACCCCACCAGGGAATCTGCAGGACCTTCTCTGACAGCAGAGGATTGGATCGTGTCACACACCTGCTCACAACTTTCCATGCATGGCCCTCTCGGCTCCCAAGACAAAGTCTGGGCCCCTTAACATAGCCGACACGGCCCCTCCACCCtctgcagacttctcagctgcCACTGGAACTGCTTGGAGCTCGCTCACCCACCATGATGGTGTCCCCTCAGTCCTTGGCAGACGGTATACTCAATGCCTGGATACCTATCCCCACCTCAACATTGTTTGGGACTCAGCTCGGGTgtcacctccttcaggaagccttcctggactcTGCCCTTCACTCCCACACTGGCAGGTGCCTCCTCTGACCTTCCCCCGGCATTGCACACACCTCACCGTATTGGGCCTCTTCACTACACTGTGGGCCTGTGTCCTCACCGACTGGGtctgggccaggggtggggagcccaTTCCAACCCTGCTGCCGTCTTGGGAGGGAATGGAGGCTCGGAGAGGCAGACTAGCTCAAGGGCCTGGCTGGGGTCTGGTTTTCTGCTGCTCTGGGCCTGGCACCTGGCAGGACCTTCAGCACCTTTACTGATGGCCTCTGAGGCTTGCGGGGCATGAGTTATAGCCCTTTCCTGCTGAGTGTGCTCAAGGAGGGCTAGGAGCTGCCAAGCACCCCTCAGCAGCTGCCCAGGGGTGGAGGAGTGTCCCCAGCCAGGGACAACCACGGTGAAGCCCTGAGAAGTGgctccaccctgccccaccccctcctagTAACCTAAGCCCCTCCGTCCTGCTGGCACCTGCCACTTCCTTGACCCAAAATAACTTGGGTTGTGAGGAGACCTCACAGAGGCCAGGGGTCCAGGACAGACTTGGGTTACGGGCGAAGTATCAGGCCTTATAAGGCCCCCGGGCCAGGCCCCAGCCACTCCTAGCATCACTGAGTGGCCTGCTAACTGGCCTGGGGAGCCTGGGTCAAGAGGGACAATGACTTAACCCCAACTACAAGGTAAGGCCAGGGCAAGGCCCAGGTATCCCAGCTCCTGCCCAAGAGCAGACTTCCCAGCACTTGGCAACCAACtggtgttcaaatcccagctccaccactcagctgcgtgaccttgggcagccagagtcccctctctgggcctgtcccGCCATGGCTGGACAGTGCTGAGTGGGCAGTGGAGTGGTGCTGCAGGTCCCAAGTGCTGGCCCTGGGGCTCCTGCCAGGAGGCTGGGACATGGGCGAAGCATCGGGGGCTTCCAGTTCCCCCAACACTCGAAGTGACGTGACAGGAGAGTCCCTTCCAGCACAtaggctgcccctgccctggtcctctggggcagggagccaggccacagtcccctctccctgggccccagctggGACGCGCCAAGGGCAGGGACCTGGAGCCCCAGGAGTGAGGAAGGGTTGGTGACTGTCTGCGAGGCTGGGAGGAGCTGCAgcgcatgcacacacgcacgcacacacatgcacggaTCCACAAAGGCACGGGCAGTGAGGCACAAACACCCAGAGCCAGgggaatacacacacatacatacacacggaTCATACCCAGGGATACAAACACACCCCCCCCCAAGGACAGCGACACAAACAcgccccagcctccccccaggGGGCGCTCCCCCCAGACATCCACCTGCCATGCACTGACCTGGGGAGGGGTGCGGGTGGGCGCTGGGGCCAGTGCGTGCCCTGCCTGTCCTCGCCGGCCGCCTGCACAGGCGACTATTTATAAGGCTGTCAGCGCGCGGCATGCCGGGAGCCAGCGCTCCCAgcgagggcagggagggagggaagggggagggagagcgGACGGGAAACTGGGAATGGAGCGGAGACCGCCAGAGCCCGAACCGATGGGAAGCCAAGGCGCGGCTGGCACCCCCTCTCCGTGCACCCCCTGGTGGCTGGGCCCACACATGAGCACTACACTCTACAGTTTGCCAAGGCTTCTCCGTTCCTCTGTTACCGCCACTGTGCCAGGGTACACGCCAGGGTACAAGGCCAGGCTTTCTGGATGGcagctggagaaactgaggcccagagaggagaagctcTTTGCATAAGATGCCACAGCGCATTGGTGGCAGAGAGAAGCCAgaccaggagggaggggagggaggcaggaggcgtGGACTCTGGGGCTTTGCTGGCCCAGAGGCTCTGGGGCCAGTCCCACCTGGGACTCCTCCTCCCCTGTTGGGAGGGGCCCTTCAAGCTGCTCTGGAACTGAAACTCCTCAGGGCCACAAAGGCTACCCATATAATGTAGAAGATTATTACAAAACAGCCCTGTCCCCATGGAGCTGCAAGGCAGCTCCCAGTGAGTGAGTGCTGGGATGCGGGACATTCAGAATGCTGTGGGTACCCGGGCGGGGGATGGATAATCCTGAGGAAAAGAATAGCTCTGGCTAATGAGCACTCAGGTGCCCCTTAAACACGGGGGAGGAATGTGAAGCCGGCATGTCAGTTGCCTGCCTGAGCTTCCCTGTAAAAAGCCATGTGTTTATCCAGCATTTTCCAGAGTGACTGGCACGTAACAGGAGGTCCTCGATAGTGTAGCAGGGTAGGAATGAGAGCCCACGGCTGTCAAGCTTCAGGACTTAAGCACCGGAACACCCACCAGATCACATCACGACCCTGAAGGCAGCAGCCCCAGATGGCAGGGTGGACTGAATTTGGAATTTGTCTTACAGGCTctagggagccatggaaggtgtTTGAGCAAGACAGTGAGACTACCAGGAGATTGAGACAACCTTAGGTGGCGGTGCCTTAGCAACAACAGCAGCCAGACACCAGGAGGCCCGcatccagtcccagctctgctacctGTGGTGCCAGACAAGTCCTTACTTCTTGGGAGCGTAGTTGGGGGTGGACGCTGTGGGTCAGAGGCTCTGCATTAGAAGCTGTTTGAGGCCTTCTCATGGGTGTGTGCACTGGCACAACCTTTGGGAAAAGCAAACTGACAATGTAAATCAAAACTTCAGATGTGCCCTTCAACTTTTagaaattcatttcaaataaacaCATGTGGGCACAAAATTCACACAGGAAGGTTTTCTAGTGCCGGTGGGGACTGACCGGGTTGGTGGCACAGCTAGGGGAGGTGGAGAGGTGGTGACTCTGCCGTAGAGTCCGAGGGAGAAAGGAAGCCCACGTTCTTCGCAGCTGGTGGTGCAAGAGGTGCTGACACACCCAGCGTTGGTGAGAAATTGCCAAAAAGCCCAACTGTGCTGGTCCGATCCCACCTGCACAAAAATGACTCGAGCTACACAGCagtgttgtatgtgtgtgtaaaatctATTCCcggatatatatatttttttggcattttaattCTGCAAAGTTAAAATCATGTTGCTTTACATTCAAATCGATAATATCTTCGAATTGATGAAATGAAACAGGGCTGAGAAGGCGGCTGTAGGGAGTGTGACCGCCTGGCTATACGCGAGACTTTCACTTCCTACATAAGGGCTTCCCCAGGCTTTTTTTTGTTCGTCCATACAACAAGCATCTATTACTTTATATAAAACAGCtttaacatggatgaaccttgaggacattatgctggtTATATAAGCCGGTCATAAACAGAAAAACagcgtatgattccatttgtatgaggCATGTAAAGGAGggaaactcacagaaacagaaaagtagacggtggctgcaggggctggggagagggacaggGCGAGCCCCTGTTTCATGGGGACAGTTTCAGatctgcaagatgaaaaagttctggagatctgttgtacaacagtgtgaaaATGGCTAAgctggttaattttatgttatgagttatttttaccacaatttaaaaataaagtttttaaataaaaaaattttaagtacccgttttaattatttcatttgtatatgAATGATGGATTTTCCACCAATGCTGGGATATTAAAGTTTCAGGGTTTTATCTCCCAGCTAtaacctaaagaaagaaaaaaggaggggggaagggggagggaaaaagagggaaagggaaggaaaaaactgCATGGAGGAAAGATCTGGAAGATTATACCCTACATTTTTAACAGGGAATAGGGCTGGGTGATGCCTTCCCTTTCTACCCTATATCATTCACACAATTTAAGTTGTTTTATAACCAAAAATctaaaaacacaaacatataaaaatgaaaccaatttttgaacacatttaaaaaatatttttgttcaggAAAGAATTCCAAggcttaaaaacaaaccagcgccAGGGCGGAGGATTCTGGGGCCTCCTCACTCTGAAGTTCACAGCCAGATCCACGGGTCAGCACGCAGGGCATTGGGGGAGCCCAGGTTGGGGGACGGGGCTGCCCCAGGAGGGCCTGGCGGAACCCCTGAGCATCCGCAGGCAACAGCTGGAGGTAGGAAACAGCTGGACAGGAAACCCAGAGAGGAGCGGCTGCCCTCACTAGGGCTGCAGCCAGGGGGAGGTGCAGGGCCCTTTCCACAGAGGTGGGGCCTCACGGGCTTTGCAGGGGTAACTGGTAGAGGGGTGCAGGTGTGGGTGTGGGAGACCTAGAACACCAGACGAGGAGGTGGGTTTGGTCCTGGCCAGTGAATGGGAAGCCAGGGAAGGTTTCATAGCAAAGAGAGCCATGCCAAGGGGGCTTTGGGAAGCTAACTCTGGCAAGTGGACCAGTCCCCAAGGGGTCCCATCTGAGGAGGTAAGAGTTTGAGGAGTTGGGGTCGAGGCCCACCATAGTCCCACCTCCTGATGCTAAACTGAACTTCCCCAGGGTCCACCCCAGCAAGACCTCCTGTTGACACCCTCCTCCGGACCTGCCTTCATGCCCACAGGTGGGCAGAGAGAAGAGCCACGGCATTCTGGGAGAAATTCTACCCAAAACCTATTCCTGGGCCCAGATTCCCCGCCCAGCCTGGGGCCGGAAATGCGCCATATTCCCATATCCCCACAGCCACGCTGGGCGTTGGGCTCCCCAGGTCAGGACTGTGCAAGGAGTCTCTGTCCCTCCGGTAGCCTCTCCCAACAGCCATCATTACTGCATCTGCTCAGTCCCCGGGACCCACCATCCTGCTGCGGCCCCACTTGGTCCCACTGGGTCCCACTGGACTTCTCTAAGCAAAAAGGATCAAGGCCTTGACCCCTCAGGCTGACACTCAAGGCCCTCTGCCATCTGGCCCCAAGCAGTCTGGCCTCTCACTGCTGCCTCCCGCTGTGGCCTCACCGCCTACATGAGGCTGAGGCTCGTTGGGGccattcctccccccacccccaacatgcCCTCCCCCGTCAATGGGGCCTAACACAGCACAGTACATGGCCTGTGGCTGCTGACTGACTACATGAACTGAGAGACAAATGCAAGGTGCCACCATCCGGCTGGCCCGGTGCCCAGTGCCTGGGGAAAGCTCTCTTTCCTGTCCGCAGCAGCGCGGGGGCCCTGGGAGATCCCAGCAGGCCGCCTGCCCTTGTCTCACACAGTCACCCTTTGTTAGGCCTCACTCCCAAGGGCATCTTATCTGCCTAAACAGGTTGTAATCTCGGAGTCACAGACCCGCTGCCTCCTGCCAACCTGGAGTAAacgcctttctttcttttttttgagacagagtctcgctctgttgcccgggctagagtgagtgccgtggcgtcagcctagctcacagcaacctcaaactcctgggctcaagcgagcgatcctactgcctcagcctcccgagtagctgggactacaggtatgcaccaccatgcccggctaattttttttttctatatatatttttagttggccagataatttctttctatttttagtagagacggggtctcgctcttgctcaggctggtcttgaactcctgaccttgagcgatccacccgcctcggcctcccagagtgctaggattacaggcgtgagccaccgcgcccggccctaaacgcCTTTCTGTGAGAGGTTGGCAGCAAGGTGGAATCCGCTCACCACACCCCTGCCAGGGTCCCCTGCTCACCACACACCTGCCAGGGTCCCAGCCACAGCAGCCTCCCCGCTGCAGAGCTTAGCAGGAAATTTCAGCCCTCTGCCCATCAGGCCCCCAAGCCTTTGAGCTGAGCCAAGCCAACCTCTGGCCCTGTGGCAGGGATGTCgtccccccacacccctcccacaCTTCCTGCCGAACTCTCCCACTGCCGGAACTCTTCCCCAACTTCTGCAGGAATTCTTCGCAGAGTCATGGGGGCCTCTCCTCCCTAGAACCTGGGCTCCCTGAGGACAGCGTCTGGTCCCATTTGGTCCATGAAGGAAGTGAGGCTCTCAGAGGTGAAGTGactcacccaaggccacacaggtaCTGTAAAGCAGGGACAGGAAACGCCAGGTGGGCTTGGctccgcacccccacccccagagccccCAGGTCTCCATGCTCCTGATGGCTCCtgacagtgcctggtgcatgCAGCGCTCAACCAGCTGAGCTTCCGCCCAGGAGACACGGGACACGAGGCTGGAGCTTAGGTGTGTTTATTCCTGTACAAATCATTACAAAACCAAGTCTGGGGCAGTCACTGCCCCCCCCCATCACCCCAATGTGCAATGGCTCGCtgctggcctccctgcctggTCCCTTCCACCCCACAGCCTCCTTCCAGAAGCCCTTCCCTTCCAGGCTCCCGAAGGGCAGGGGCCAAACACACCCCACTGAGGCCCAGCTTTAATAAAGTGCCTGATGTggagccggggtgacagagctcCCAGCTCCCTACAGCCATCCCAGGCCGGCCCGGGGGAGACCCTCAGAAGCCCTTAATGGCTCCAGGAAGGGGCCACGTGAAACCCCAGTGTGGCTTTTCTCAGCCCCAAAGTCTCCTTGAACAGGTGGAAACCTCCCTgctggagggcagaggaggaggcctGGCCCTTTAAGAGCCAAGCTGATGGCAGCTGGGCTGAGGGGCTGAGAAAACAGCTGAAGGCTGTCCCATTGCCATCAGAGTCCCCCAACCCTGGGGCAGTTGGTGCAAAAATACCCTAAGGTTTTCCAGGAGGTGGAGTGGGCACCCCAGACTACCAAGGAGCTGAGCCTCCAGCAAGGGACAGTGGCTGGGGACCCAGTCTCAGGGAGAACAGACCCAAGGGCGGTGGGTAGGGCGGTGGGTGGGGCGGTGGGAAAGGGTCTCAGACCACCCCAGAACCTGACACAGGCAAAAGGGCACCCAGAGAGGGGAGTTTACCCAAGGTCACTCAGGGCAGAGCCAAGACCTGGACACCGGCCTCCCTCTCGGGGACTCCCCAAACCCCCACAATCTCCGCAACCCCACAAATTCTCTGGCCTGGCCTCCAGACAGCTTCCACCCCCACATGATCTCTTTCTGATTCTGGGAATTGAGGGGACAACACCGAGTTCCCAGTTCCTTGGGACGGGATCCCACTGTCCCAACCCAGGAGGGAGTGACTTGGGGTCCATTCCTGGGGCTCTGAACCAAGACCTCATGGGAAAGGACATGTCCTTGGCCTCAGATTGACTCAGAAGCACCCCTATACCCTGATTGACTAAGCTTAGACCCTGACAGGACGAGAAAGACACCCCTGATTAACCACATAGACTCCCAAATCCCTGACTGGTCAAGAGATACCCCAGGCCTTGATTGGCTGGAGGATACATCCTCGTCAAGCCCCTGATTGGCTGGGAGACACTCCAGCCAGCCTTGATTGGCCAGAAGACGCAGTTGAGTCGTTGGGCGGAGAGCCACTTCTGTGTCCCTCCTACGGTCCCACAGGCAGGGTGGCCTAGGTCCAGGAGGGGTGGGAGAAGGTGATGCCGTACAGCTGGGCCCAGGATGAGAAGACCCTCTTCTCGGTGATGAAGCGGTGGTGGTTGCCCTTGTGGCTGTGCTCGTTCTGGATGTAGGTGGCACACTCGTCCGGCCCCTTGGGCTCGTAGTAGTGGTAGGGCGTGCGCTGCAGGCGGGGCCGCTGGCTGGGGCAGAGCAGGTGGGGTCATCGTGGCAGGGTGGGCACCAGCAGGGTCCTTGCcctgcctgcccccccccccccccccctgctGTGGTACCTCAGTAAGGGAAATCcctggccctccccagccctcggTTTTCCCCTCTGTAAAGTGAGTTTAGGGTGGACTCGGTTTGTAaccatcagatttttttttttttaatgcagtggcaccttttcctttccccaagagGGAGGCAGTGTGGAGTACAGGCAGGACTGTGGGCGCGAGGCCTGGCCGCACCTCCTACTGTTTGGAGGACCGTAGGCCACTCATAAAACATCCGCCTTagtctttctcatttctgaaacGGGGAGAGTAACGGTTCCTGTCCcttagggttgctgtgaagagTGAGGTAATAAACGTAGCCACGCTTGGTACGTGGTCAGTACTCCGTAAAGTATAGCTGTCACCTAGTGGGTTTTTCATATCATACTTctaataatagttattattaataaacaaaCTCTGGCTGAGCTTGGGGTGGAGGCCCCTGAGGGAGTTCGGGGAAGCCTCCATCTCTGCAGAGCAGTTTGAATACCATGAAGCAGAGGCAAGGTTTCCAGGccccccagccccatcctgcGGCCAGTGACAGGGCATTGTCCTGGGAGGGCACTGGCTAAGCGGCTCACCTGCAGTAGTTGGGAGGGACCATGCCATAGACGTGCACGTGGTCACACAACTCCACCGCGAT from the Eulemur rufifrons isolate Redbay chromosome 7, OSU_ERuf_1, whole genome shotgun sequence genome contains:
- the ST6GALNAC6 gene encoding alpha-N-acetylgalactosaminide alpha-2,6-sialyltransferase 6 isoform X2, giving the protein MTDAYVPILGNKTLPSRCHQCVIVSSSSHLLGTKLGPEIERAECTIRMNDAPTTGYSADVGNKTTFRVVAHSSVFRVLRRPQEFVNRTPETVFIFWGPPNKMQKPQGSLVRVIQRAGLVFPNMEAYAVSPTRMRQFDDLFRGETGKDREKSHSWLSTGWFTMVIAVELCDHVHVYGMVPPNYCSGPACSARPTTTTSPRGRTSVPPTSRTSTATRATTTASSPRRGSSHPGPSCTASPSPTPPGPRPPCLWDRRRDTEVALRPTTQLRLLANQGWLECLPANQGLDEDVSSSQSRPGVSLDQSGIWESMWLIRGVFLVLSGSKLSQSGYRGASESI